The following proteins come from a genomic window of Gossypium raimondii isolate GPD5lz chromosome 5, ASM2569854v1, whole genome shotgun sequence:
- the LOC105770157 gene encoding uncharacterized protein LOC105770157 has product MKLLRRSSSKGGRSKPNEGCKRHPKHRQSPGVCSLCLVDKLSKLPSPPHCTSTIRTATKLADSNCSPSSSSSSLSSPCSSASDSALYSSSSSPMHRYRFGKDRGAGSSFSLLWFSGKNLLTKSRSVAFVSRIENNGYDDKKKKKKKKINGGFLSKLIH; this is encoded by the coding sequence ATGAAGTTATTAAGAAGATCATCATCAAAGGGTGGGCGATCCAAGCCCAATGAAGGTTGCAAAAGACACCCAAAGCATCGCCAATCTCCGGGGGTTTGTTCACTTTGTTTAGTCGACAAACTCTCTAAGTTACCATCACCACCTCATTGCACTTCCACTATTCGTACTGCTACTAAACTTGCAGATTCCAATTGTtctccatcatcatcatcttcttctttgtcATCTCCCTGTTCGTCAGCTTCAGATTCAGCTttatattcttcttcttcatctccCATGCATCGTTATCGTTTTGGTAAAGATCGGGGTGCGGGCTCTTCGTTTTCTTTGTTATGGTTCAGTGGGAAGAATTTACTCACTAAAAGCAGATCAGTAGCTTTTGTTTCGAGAATCGAAAACAATGGTTATGAtgataagaagaagaagaagaagaagaagatcaatGGTGGGTTCTTGTCAAAGTTGATACATTAA